The DNA segment GAAGCATCTTAAGTCCATTAATTTCACGAATCATACTACGACAGGATGGCATATTTACCGGAGCTACTCTGAATGAAACATCCTTAAGGATTTCTACAAAGATGCCACCTAGGCCAAACATTACGGTCGGACCAAAAGTGCTATCATAGCTAGAACCGATAATACACTCGACTCCACTCGGAAGCATTGTCGTCATCATGACACCAAAGATATCCGCATCAGACTTGTAATTGCGTCCATTCGCCATCAGTTTGTCGAAAGTCTCACGAGCCATTTCTTCAGAGTTGATGCTGAGTGCAACGCCACCTGCATCAGTCTTGTGCAGAATGTCAGGTGATACGATCTTCATGACCACTTTGCCGCCAATTTTGCTGTACAATTCAGCAGCTTCATCAGCACTAGTAGCCAAGTAAGCTTCTGCTATGTTAAGCCCATAACATCTCAGAATTTCTCTAGCTTCTGTCTCAACGAGGTTTGTGCGACCAGATTCTTTGATGGCATTGATAATGGCTTCGGCTTTTTCCTTGCGGTCAGATGGCATATTTGGCAGTTCATCATCTGACTCTTCTTGCAAGTTCTTTTTAATTTCGCTGTATTGAGAAAGCAGACCCATCGTTCTTACTGCGGCATCAACTTCACCGAAAACAGGAACATCATTTTCGCTAATATATTTAAGGCATTCAGGTTGCTGTTGTGCGTAAATGGAATGCATAACGACAGGCTTGTCAGCAGCAGAAATCTTTTCAACCATGCTCTTGGCAACATCCATTTCTAAGGTTCTAAATTCCTCAGAAAGATCTGCATAACCGCCGTAAAGACCTACAATAATGACACCGTCTACCTCTGGGTCTTTAAGAAGGACATCAAGACAACGGTCAAAGACCCACATATCTGCTTCAGGAGTTCCGGCTAAATCAACAGGGTTTTTAATTGGGCAATGCGGCATCAGAATTTCTTTCAGCTTGTCCTGAGTCGCATCAGAGAGAACAGGCGCTTCAAGACCAAATTTTTCTGCAAAATCCGTTGCCATAACACCGTGTCCACCGCCGTCTGTTAAGATAGCAATACGGTTACCTTTAGCACTCTTACATTTGGAGAAGGCTTCAGCAGCATCCAAAAGTTGTCTAGGACTATCTACGCGGATTACGCCAGCTTGTTTAAGAGCTGCATCAAAGATTTGTTCGCTTCCTGCAAGGGAACCAGTATGAGACGCTGCTGCACGTGCCCCCGCGGCACTTCGACCAATTTTAATAGCTGCAATTGGTTTCTTTACTGCTGTCTTTTTTGCAGCTTCTATGAACTTGCGGCCATCTTCTTCGCTTTCAACGCGCAAGCCTTCCATGTACAAAAGGAGAACTTTACTGTCTTCATCAGTCTCAATATATTGCACAAAGTCATGAAAGCGCATATCCAGCTGGTTACCAATAGTTGCCCAGCAGCTATATCCAAGATCTCTAGTCTTAGCATTGAAGTTAATGTCAATTCCGAAGTTACCACTCTGAAGAACAAGGCTCATAGGCCCAGGAGCTAAGTCGATGATGCTTGCATTTAAGCTTTTAGCTGAACTGTATGTCCCCATACAGTTTGGCCCCTGCAATCGCATATTACCTTTACGGGCAATTTCAAGCATTTGTCGTTCAAGCTCTTTGCCTTCAGGACCAACTTCACCAAATCCCGTAGACACTACGATGGCGCATTTAACACCTTTTTCAACACATTGTTCCATAACGGGCAGAATGAACTTAGGAGCAATAGCGATGATAGCCAGGTCTACTTCACCAGGAACGGAGGTAATGTCTGGATAAGTTGGGTGGTCAAAAATTTCACCACCAGAACGAGATACAAAGTAAATATCTCCCTCAAATTTGTTTTCAACCAAGCTTTTAGCAGTCCAATAGCCATATTTATTGGGGTTAGAGGAAGCCCCAATTAAGGCAACGCTTTTAGGTTGAAAAAGTGGAACGAGGTCAGACATCAGAGAAGCTCCTTATATTTCCACCTCCATATTCACAGGAGGTGGATTCTTTTAATCTGTTATAATAACGCCAACAGCCATATCTGGGCACACAATGCCGCAAATGTCACAATTAACACAGTTTTCAGGGTTTTCTTGAACTATGTAGTTGTAACCTTGAGCATTGATTTGTGTTCCAATAGCAAGAACCTTCTTTGGGCATTTGTCCACACAGAGGCCACATGCTTTACAACGTTTGATGTCGATCACATGTACTTTATTAGCCATTGTCGACCTCCTCCTTCATAGCGGCGTACCCAGCACGCAATGCCTCAATATTTAAATCAACTAGTTTAGGTTTCTTTGCTCCGAAAACTTCTTTCACTACTTCTTCAATTGTTTCCAACTTAAGAATTGCAGTTTCAGCAAGTACTGCACCCAGCATAACCATATTGGCACAGCGCACGGTTCCAAGTTTTACCCCCATATCTGAAGCAGGGAGGAAAAATTGATCAAAACCGTTAGCTTCTTTTGAGTTCTCGACAATTGAACTGTTGGTGAAAAGTTTTCCATTAGGAACAACGCCTTCAAAGCAGTTATTATAAGTAGACTGACTTAGAGCTACAGCAATGCTGGCATCATTTTCTACGATAGGACTGCCAATGCATGCATCAGAAAGAATCACGTATGCAGTAGAGTCACCACCACGTTGTTCAATTCCGTAAGTCTGTGTCATTACAACTTTTAAATCTTCTTTAGTAGCTCCTAGACAGATCAATTTTGCCATTAAAGCAGATCCCTGCCCGCCTGAGCCAGAAAACATACATTTATGCAACATTGTCCTGCTCCGTTTCATCTTTAAAGACCTGAGGCTTGAAATAGTCAGCTACCTGATTTCCGCACCATTCATAGGAATCCCTAACGTTCTTTTTCAAACCGGTAGGACATGGCACCATAACTTCAACAAAAGAGTATCCCAGGCCTTTAACCTGACACTCAAATGCTTTTTGAATGCTTTTTTTAGCTTTACGAATATCTTTAGGAGTAGCGACGGAAGCTCTGGCTAGATATTTAACACCAGGCATGTACTGCATCATTTCTGGCACAAGCAATGGATGACCTTGGCGAGATACATCTCGACCTTCGACGGTGGTGGTAGTCACCTGACCTTCCAAAGAAGTTGGAGACATCTGTCCACCAGTCATGCCAAACACTGAGTTGTTGACCATAATAGTCGTGATAGGCAAACCTTTGTTGGCTGCGTGCAAGAGATCTCCGAGGCCAATTGCACAAGTGTCACCATCACCAGCATAGGTAAAAACAATGTTATCTGGCTTGGTCATCTTGTAGCCGATTGCAAAAGAAGGAGAACGACCGTGGGTAGCTTCGATGGCGTCAATATCCATATAGTGGTGTGAGAATCCACCACATCCAATACCAACAATAGCTACAGTGCGATTCATAACTCCAAGATTTTCAATGGCCTCAGCCACAAGTCTAGTTACGATACCGTGTCCGCAACCCGGACAGTAACTGGTTAACTTGTCCAGATTTAAAGTTTTTCCGTATTTAACGCTAAGATTGTCCATTATCTATTCCCCCAGAATACTATCTACTTTGGCAATCATTTCTGCCAGGGTGTTCATTGGGAGGTCGCCACCGGTTTTTCCGAGGAAATGAACGGGGATGCGTCCATTTACGGCCAGTTTGACGTCATCGACCATTTGTCCATGGTTCATTTCAACCACTAAAATATTCTTGACAGAATCCGGCAGAGTCTCAAAAGCTCGGTTAGGGAAAGGCCAGAGAGTAATCGGTCTGATAAATCCGACTTTTTTGCCTTTAGCACGCATTTCGGAAATCAAGTCCTGGCACATGCGACCATGAATACCAAATGCAGCAACTACGAGGTCGGCGTCTTCAACTTGTTCCGCTTCCCACATTTGCTCATTTTCTTTAATAACTTCGAATTTGGCGCGGAGCCTTTCATTCATATCATAGCCATCTTGATGTGAGTAACTGCCAGTAATGATAGCTCGTTTGGGATGATCTTTTGTTCCGGTAATGGCCCATTCGGATGTGTCAAATTCAGCAGAATAATCATGATATTCAGGCAGAGTTGCAGACTCAGTCATTTGAGCACTAACACCGTCAAGTACAAAAAGAACTGGAGTTCTGTACTTATACGCCAGTCGGACGCCCTGAGGCATAAGATCAGCAATCTCTTGTCCACAAGACGGAGCTAATACGATTATGCGGTAGTCACCATGTGCACCTCCGCGAGTCGCAACTGTATAATCACTCTGAGAACCGACAATGTCGCCATCACCAGGGCCTACTCGCATGGAATCGTATAAAATGCAGGGTAATTCAGCTGCACTCATAAATCCGATAGCTTCATGCATGAGTGTTAATCCAGGTCCAGAACTAGATGTCGCGGCAAGAGTGCCGGAACAGGCTGCACCTGCCAAAGCGCTGGATACTGCAATTTCACTTTCCATTTGCATCATTTCACCACCATACTTTGGCAAAATTACTGCCATACGCTTCATAACATCTGTTGCTGGAGTAATCGGGTATGCAAAGTGATACTTCACTCCACACCGAGCAAGGCTCTCGGCAAATGTTTCTGTGTTCTTCAAAAACAAAGTTTCTTGGCTCATATTCACCTCAAAAAAATCGTTATGATTTGTCTACTTATTTGCAGTCATATCCGCTCATTGTTCGGGACCAACAGAGCCACCGATCAAGCTAGCAACTTGTACCGCATTGTGGTATTGCGTACCACTAAGTAAACCTTATCCAAGCGCCCCCTCTTCGTCAACCACATTTAGCAATAAGTGTGGTACTTTTATTTTTACTATCATATTAATACGAAATGCTGTTTTTTTTAGAAAAAATTGATAGCGAGAGCTGTATTTAGAGAAAAAATCAAAAAAATCTCTTGATTGACATCGAAATCTAACGAGTCTAACGTTACCACCTAGTGGTACAGCGTTCCACTGAGAAGAATGCAAAAAGATATACGGTGCGAATATCTTGGTACTTAATTTAATTGCACGAGGTTCCAGCACTGTGGTGATTTTCACACCACAGTGCTGGAACCTCGCATCGTCGTCAGATAAAGGGGAGGAGTTTGATGTCAGGGATCAATAGCAATGATGATCGGAAGAAACTTAACCACTATACTTTTTGGCCAGGATTCTTGCTTCTAACTACTGGAATTGTGGTGGGACTATTTTATACTGAATATTTCGTAGTATTATTATCGCAGATAATGGACTGGATTCACTACAACTTTGGCTGGCTAGAAGTTGCGCTAGGTCTACTTATCGTTATCTTTACCATAGGAATAGCTTTTTCCCCTATCGGTGATATCCGACTAGGAGGAAAGGATGCCAAACCAGAGTTTACCTACTGGCAATGGTTTGCTCTTTCTCTTTGTGGCTGTATCGGCATCGGTATTCTCTTTTGGGCCATGGGAGAACCCATTTTTCATATGATGCAACCGCCACTAAGTCTGCACATTACTCCTGGCTCCAAGGATGCTGGGGTATTCGCTATCGCCCAAACCACATTGCACTGGACCATTGCTCAATACTGTTTCTACACTGTTTGCGCAGTCGCTATCGCTCTTGTAAGTTACAATCGTAATTATCCACTATCTGTAGCTGCTGGAATGTATGCTCTAGTTCCTGAAAAATGGCGCCATATATTCTCTCCAGCGGTACATGCCATCTGCCTTTTTTCGCTATGCTGTGCTATCGCCACCAGTATGGGCGCAGGTCTTATGCAGATTGGCAGCGGAACGGGAAGATTATTCAACTATTCACCCGGCCCTATAACGTGGGCGGCAGCCGCAGCAG comes from the Halodesulfovibrio marinisediminis DSM 17456 genome and includes:
- a CDS encoding acetate--CoA ligase family protein, with amino-acid sequence MSDLVPLFQPKSVALIGASSNPNKYGYWTAKSLVENKFEGDIYFVSRSGGEIFDHPTYPDITSVPGEVDLAIIAIAPKFILPVMEQCVEKGVKCAIVVSTGFGEVGPEGKELERQMLEIARKGNMRLQGPNCMGTYSSAKSLNASIIDLAPGPMSLVLQSGNFGIDINFNAKTRDLGYSCWATIGNQLDMRFHDFVQYIETDEDSKVLLLYMEGLRVESEEDGRKFIEAAKKTAVKKPIAAIKIGRSAAGARAAASHTGSLAGSEQIFDAALKQAGVIRVDSPRQLLDAAEAFSKCKSAKGNRIAILTDGGGHGVMATDFAEKFGLEAPVLSDATQDKLKEILMPHCPIKNPVDLAGTPEADMWVFDRCLDVLLKDPEVDGVIIVGLYGGYADLSEEFRTLEMDVAKSMVEKISAADKPVVMHSIYAQQQPECLKYISENDVPVFGEVDAAVRTMGLLSQYSEIKKNLQEESDDELPNMPSDRKEKAEAIINAIKESGRTNLVETEAREILRCYGLNIAEAYLATSADEAAELYSKIGGKVVMKIVSPDILHKTDAGGVALSINSEEMARETFDKLMANGRNYKSDADIFGVMMTTMLPSGVECIIGSSYDSTFGPTVMFGLGGIFVEILKDVSFRVAPVNMPSCRSMIREINGLKMLQGARGTKPCDLEALAETACIISHLVNELRDIAEVDLNPVFALENGLAIADARIVLQDEK
- a CDS encoding 4Fe-4S dicluster domain-containing protein, with the protein product MANKVHVIDIKRCKACGLCVDKCPKKVLAIGTQINAQGYNYIVQENPENCVNCDICGIVCPDMAVGVIITD
- a CDS encoding 2-oxoacid:acceptor oxidoreductase family protein; the protein is MKRSRTMLHKCMFSGSGGQGSALMAKLICLGATKEDLKVVMTQTYGIEQRGGDSTAYVILSDACIGSPIVENDASIAVALSQSTYNNCFEGVVPNGKLFTNSSIVENSKEANGFDQFFLPASDMGVKLGTVRCANMVMLGAVLAETAILKLETIEEVVKEVFGAKKPKLVDLNIEALRAGYAAMKEEVDNG
- a CDS encoding thiamine pyrophosphate-dependent enzyme codes for the protein MDNLSVKYGKTLNLDKLTSYCPGCGHGIVTRLVAEAIENLGVMNRTVAIVGIGCGGFSHHYMDIDAIEATHGRSPSFAIGYKMTKPDNIVFTYAGDGDTCAIGLGDLLHAANKGLPITTIMVNNSVFGMTGGQMSPTSLEGQVTTTTVEGRDVSRQGHPLLVPEMMQYMPGVKYLARASVATPKDIRKAKKSIQKAFECQVKGLGYSFVEVMVPCPTGLKKNVRDSYEWCGNQVADYFKPQVFKDETEQDNVA
- a CDS encoding pyruvate ferredoxin oxidoreductase translates to MSQETLFLKNTETFAESLARCGVKYHFAYPITPATDVMKRMAVILPKYGGEMMQMESEIAVSSALAGAACSGTLAATSSSGPGLTLMHEAIGFMSAAELPCILYDSMRVGPGDGDIVGSQSDYTVATRGGAHGDYRIIVLAPSCGQEIADLMPQGVRLAYKYRTPVLFVLDGVSAQMTESATLPEYHDYSAEFDTSEWAITGTKDHPKRAIITGSYSHQDGYDMNERLRAKFEVIKENEQMWEAEQVEDADLVVAAFGIHGRMCQDLISEMRAKGKKVGFIRPITLWPFPNRAFETLPDSVKNILVVEMNHGQMVDDVKLAVNGRIPVHFLGKTGGDLPMNTLAEMIAKVDSILGE